One Paenibacillus crassostreae DNA segment encodes these proteins:
- a CDS encoding DMT family transporter — protein sequence MSLEKPSSPIPIIIPLLIGVIAVSFSSIFIKWSSAPASIQGMYRLLFTVILMLPFGVRRISEFRRITPKNWLLLGLSGFFLALHFLLWMGSLKYTTVASSTIILALEPVFIWCGAYFLFKERISTIAKFGMFIAVVGAGLIGWGDIGISSTNLYGDLLSFMGTIAVAIHMLIGQKLLSQVSPYVYNLSVFSVAVVVFAIYNISLGVSFINYAGREWGIFLLLAIVPTLFGHMLFNWLLQYISATRVSMSILGEPVGASILAFILLHEKLSIMQISGGVLAIAGMILFMKVTRSDNKARVKENL from the coding sequence ATGTCATTAGAAAAACCTTCGTCACCCATTCCCATCATTATTCCGCTTTTGATCGGAGTCATTGCAGTTTCTTTTTCATCTATATTTATTAAATGGTCTAGTGCACCCGCATCAATCCAAGGAATGTACAGACTTCTCTTCACGGTAATTCTAATGTTACCCTTCGGTGTTCGACGAATTTCCGAATTTCGGAGGATTACGCCCAAGAATTGGCTCCTTCTAGGATTATCAGGATTCTTTCTAGCGCTACACTTTCTATTATGGATGGGATCATTGAAATATACGACGGTGGCTAGCTCGACGATTATATTGGCCCTTGAACCGGTATTCATCTGGTGTGGTGCATACTTTCTATTCAAAGAGAGAATTTCTACCATCGCGAAGTTTGGTATGTTCATTGCCGTTGTAGGAGCTGGCCTTATTGGGTGGGGAGACATCGGTATTTCAAGTACTAATCTATATGGTGATCTATTATCATTTATGGGTACAATAGCAGTTGCCATTCATATGCTTATTGGACAAAAACTACTTTCGCAAGTATCACCATACGTATATAATTTATCCGTCTTTTCCGTAGCAGTTGTCGTATTTGCAATTTATAATATTTCCTTAGGGGTGTCTTTTATAAATTATGCTGGCCGAGAGTGGGGAATATTCCTCTTGTTAGCGATCGTCCCGACGTTATTCGGACATATGCTATTTAACTGGCTTCTTCAATACATATCTGCAACTAGGGTATCTATGAGTATCCTGGGTGAGCCTGTTGGTGCGAGTATTTTAGCTTTCATATTATTGCATGAAAAGTTATCCATTATGCAAATCAGTGGAGGGGTATTGGCAATTGCTGGCATGATTTTATTCATGAAAGTAACCCGTTCGGATAACAAAGCCAGAGTCAAGGAAAATTTATGA
- the map gene encoding type I methionyl aminopeptidase: protein MITIKTKEQIQKMKLAGEILAACHREISKMIVPGITTLEIDRFAEDFIIKNGATPEQKGYNGYRFATCASVNDVICHGFPTHTKLKEGDIVTIDMVVNLNGWLADSAWSYPVGQVSEQSQKLLDVTKESLYKGIEMAVVGNRIGDISHSIQVFAEAQGFSVVREFIGHGIGKDMHEEPQVPHYGPPNVGARLKEGMVITIEPMINTGTYRSKIDEDGWTARTLDGGLSAQYEHTLAITADGPIILTDQG from the coding sequence ATGATTACAATTAAAACGAAAGAACAGATCCAGAAGATGAAACTTGCTGGCGAAATATTAGCAGCCTGTCATCGCGAAATTAGTAAAATGATCGTCCCAGGAATTACAACCTTAGAGATCGATCGATTCGCGGAGGATTTTATAATTAAGAATGGTGCTACTCCAGAACAAAAAGGATATAATGGTTATCGATTTGCTACTTGTGCATCTGTGAATGACGTTATTTGTCATGGATTCCCTACACATACTAAGCTAAAAGAAGGGGATATCGTGACCATAGATATGGTCGTAAATCTTAATGGTTGGCTGGCAGATTCAGCTTGGTCCTATCCTGTAGGTCAAGTATCTGAGCAATCACAGAAGTTACTAGATGTAACGAAGGAATCGCTTTACAAAGGGATTGAGATGGCGGTTGTTGGGAATCGAATTGGAGATATTTCACATAGCATTCAAGTTTTTGCGGAAGCGCAGGGCTTCTCTGTCGTTAGAGAATTCATAGGACATGGAATAGGTAAAGATATGCATGAAGAACCGCAAGTGCCACACTATGGTCCACCAAATGTAGGTGCAAGATTGAAAGAAGGCATGGTTATTACCATAGAGCCAATGATCAATACAGGAACTTATCGTAGTAAGATAGATGAGGATGGTTGGACGGCAAGAACACTTGACGGAGGATTGTCTGCACAATATGAACACACGCTAGCCATTACAGCTGATGGACCTATTATATTAACAGATCAAGGGTGA
- a CDS encoding YojF family protein — MQLIDQEKVQRIIDQFIDQDLYIHLEMTTGAYASHNDNTKFTASTFITNGLVKYSLGSIEGDGPFRVGLKMNQGWIYSQGLTHWDESNVEQLILAGHDQDGKLVVSLQLSREPF, encoded by the coding sequence ATGCAACTTATAGATCAGGAAAAAGTACAACGAATCATTGATCAATTCATAGATCAAGATCTTTATATTCATCTTGAGATGACTACGGGAGCTTATGCTTCCCATAACGATAATACTAAGTTTACAGCGTCAACGTTTATCACCAATGGATTGGTTAAGTATTCTTTAGGTTCAATTGAAGGCGATGGACCCTTTCGTGTGGGGTTAAAGATGAATCAAGGATGGATATATTCCCAAGGATTAACGCACTGGGACGAGAGCAATGTTGAACAACTGATTCTCGCTGGGCATGATCAGGATGGTAAACTAGTAGTATCATTACAATTAAGTAGAGAACCGTTTTAA
- the bshB2 gene encoding bacillithiol biosynthesis deacetylase BshB2, with amino-acid sequence MERHILVVFPHPDDECFGTSGSLAKYISEGTAVTYACLTLGERARNMGNPIMANRVSLPQIRKLELHESCQHIGITDIRMMGYLDKTIEFEDHEKLDKRINDLITELNPSLVITFHPKYSVHPDHDATGAAVIRTIAKMPKEQRPTVHCLAFTKGCEEILGKPDVITDVSAFLKQKLGSIQSHRSQWQLPADPQMVESEEMKERFGTERFWTYSFE; translated from the coding sequence ATGGAACGACATATATTAGTTGTATTTCCTCATCCTGATGATGAATGTTTCGGAACCTCTGGATCGTTAGCTAAGTATATTAGTGAAGGTACTGCAGTCACCTATGCTTGTCTTACTTTAGGTGAAAGAGCTAGAAACATGGGTAACCCAATCATGGCCAATCGAGTCTCGCTCCCACAGATTCGTAAATTAGAACTACATGAATCATGCCAACATATTGGAATAACCGACATTAGAATGATGGGTTATCTTGATAAAACAATTGAATTTGAAGATCATGAGAAATTAGACAAGCGAATTAATGATTTAATAACTGAATTGAATCCATCACTTGTGATTACTTTTCATCCTAAATATAGTGTTCATCCAGATCATGATGCTACAGGAGCTGCTGTGATCCGAACCATTGCTAAGATGCCGAAAGAACAAAGACCTACTGTACATTGTTTGGCGTTCACGAAAGGCTGTGAAGAAATATTAGGGAAACCAGATGTGATTACCGATGTATCTGCCTTCTTGAAACAAAAACTCGGCTCAATCCAATCGCATCGTTCTCAATGGCAATTGCCTGCGGATCCCCAAATGGTTGAAAGTGAAGAAATGAAGGAAAGATTCGGTACAGAACGATTTTGGACTTACTCTTTTGAATAA
- the nagZ gene encoding beta-N-acetylhexosaminidase, which translates to MSAKRNSQLQIVMIFICFITLLSGCNSTTQDETSQSKDNNLVTEDQIVAPIVPTEPTEPTDTVQDLLNSMSTEEKIGQLVVVGMDGTMNNEDNQAFIEDYHVGGFIFYKDNIETIQQALSLFNELKLVNEVNKIPLWMSIDEEGGRVTRMPDEFLELPTNQVIGKKNDPVLSNKIGQILGRELLGFGLNMNFAPVLDIHSNPNNPVIGNRSFGDGAELVSALGIATMQGLQSQGVVPVVKHFPGHGDTSVDSHIGLPVIEHDLERLRKLELIPFQNAINEGADVVMIAHLLLPKVDADYPASFSKIVISDILRDELGFNGVIITDDMTMGAIAENYDLGQTSVQSVLAGTNIVLVGHDVQKVIAVIQALTDAVENGKISEDVLNNRVYAILKLKEKVGINNDPAVGPDVEKLNKDIRNILDQMKE; encoded by the coding sequence TTGAGCGCAAAACGGAACAGTCAGCTACAAATCGTTATGATCTTCATATGCTTTATCACCCTTCTCAGTGGTTGTAATTCGACAACCCAAGATGAAACTAGTCAATCGAAGGATAATAATTTGGTAACTGAGGATCAAATAGTTGCTCCTATCGTTCCGACAGAACCAACTGAACCAACGGATACTGTACAAGATCTCTTGAATTCTATGAGTACGGAAGAAAAGATAGGTCAATTGGTTGTCGTTGGTATGGATGGAACGATGAACAATGAGGATAACCAAGCATTTATTGAAGACTATCATGTGGGTGGGTTTATATTTTATAAAGATAATATCGAGACAATTCAGCAAGCGCTAAGTTTATTTAATGAACTTAAGTTAGTGAATGAAGTTAATAAAATTCCACTTTGGATGAGCATAGATGAAGAAGGTGGTCGAGTAACACGGATGCCTGACGAATTTCTTGAATTACCTACGAATCAAGTGATAGGTAAGAAGAATGATCCGGTACTTTCTAATAAAATTGGACAGATTCTTGGACGCGAGTTACTAGGGTTCGGGTTAAATATGAATTTTGCTCCAGTGTTAGATATTCATAGTAATCCTAACAATCCCGTCATTGGGAATCGTTCATTTGGAGATGGGGCCGAATTGGTTAGTGCTTTGGGTATTGCAACGATGCAAGGGTTACAGTCACAAGGAGTGGTACCTGTAGTTAAGCATTTTCCAGGACATGGAGATACATCGGTTGACTCCCACATCGGCTTACCTGTTATTGAACACGATCTCGAGCGGTTACGTAAGCTTGAATTGATTCCCTTTCAAAACGCTATCAATGAAGGTGCAGATGTAGTTATGATTGCCCATCTTTTGCTCCCGAAAGTAGACGCAGATTACCCAGCTTCATTTTCTAAAATTGTTATTTCAGATATTCTTCGAGATGAACTGGGCTTCAATGGGGTAATCATCACAGATGATATGACGATGGGCGCGATCGCCGAGAATTATGATCTTGGACAAACCTCTGTTCAATCGGTACTTGCAGGTACGAATATTGTACTCGTCGGCCATGATGTGCAGAAAGTGATAGCCGTCATACAAGCTTTGACAGATGCTGTGGAGAACGGTAAAATTTCAGAAGATGTGTTGAACAATCGAGTCTATGCGATACTAAAGTTGAAGGAAAAGGTAGGAATAAATAATGATCCTGCCGTAGGGCCAGATGTCGAGAAGTTGAATAAAGACATTCGCAACATACTTGATCAGATGAAAGAATGA
- a CDS encoding lactonase family protein: MESKSKELFVFVGSYAESADNGVYVYTFDEGKGQLKLVDTVAGLKNPTFLNVDADSHKLYAISESHSAEGNKIGEIVAFAIDSTSGALNKLDRKDSVQSTTCHIQRDSEGKFLIVTSYHGGMIGLISINEDGTLGEVLDVQQHEGHSVHPNQDRPHPHSSFFSPDGKFLFVQDLGLDIIQAYSLNSETQQLLKKGTTHLHPGAGPRHLTFHPNGKNAFVINELDSTITSFLYQEGDGVLAELETVPTLPINFTEENGCAEIVISQDGKFVYGSNRGHDSIVVYAFDEVAGKLTLVEHVSVEGQHPRHFAFTPKGDYLIVANRDTNNLTTFRVDQESGRLQYTGISVSVSKPVCVQPYYL, from the coding sequence ATGGAATCTAAATCAAAAGAGTTATTCGTTTTTGTAGGGTCATATGCCGAATCAGCAGATAACGGTGTATATGTATATACTTTCGATGAAGGTAAAGGACAGCTAAAACTTGTAGACACGGTTGCAGGGTTGAAGAACCCAACTTTTTTAAATGTAGATGCTGATTCACATAAATTATACGCTATATCAGAATCGCACTCTGCGGAGGGTAATAAGATTGGTGAGATTGTGGCGTTCGCAATTGATTCTACTTCTGGTGCATTGAACAAACTTGATCGAAAGGATAGCGTACAATCGACAACATGCCATATTCAACGAGATTCAGAAGGGAAGTTTCTCATTGTTACTAGCTATCACGGGGGAATGATTGGTCTGATCTCCATTAATGAAGATGGTACCTTAGGTGAAGTATTGGATGTACAACAGCATGAAGGGCATAGTGTACATCCGAATCAAGATCGACCGCATCCACATTCCTCTTTCTTTAGTCCGGATGGGAAGTTTCTATTTGTGCAGGATCTTGGGTTAGATATCATTCAAGCATACAGTCTTAACTCAGAGACCCAACAGTTGCTGAAAAAAGGGACAACTCATCTCCATCCAGGCGCTGGACCAAGACATCTTACGTTCCATCCGAATGGGAAGAATGCTTTTGTAATTAATGAACTTGATTCAACGATTACTTCCTTTTTGTATCAAGAAGGTGATGGTGTATTAGCTGAACTGGAGACGGTACCTACCCTGCCAATAAATTTCACTGAAGAGAATGGTTGTGCAGAAATAGTTATCTCGCAAGATGGGAAGTTTGTATATGGTTCCAATCGTGGTCATGATAGTATCGTCGTCTATGCCTTTGATGAAGTGGCTGGTAAATTAACTTTGGTGGAGCATGTTTCGGTTGAAGGGCAGCATCCGCGTCATTTCGCTTTTACTCCAAAAGGAGATTATCTCATTGTGGCTAATCGCGATACGAACAATCTGACAACATTCCGTGTCGATCAAGAATCAGGTAGATTACAATATACAGGAATTAGTGTATCGGTATCTAAGCCTGTGTGTGTTCAACCTTATTATTTGTAA
- a CDS encoding CPBP family intramembrane glutamic endopeptidase encodes MFWQLFILIVIICLPGVYFMLQTEKKLMENEDITYNQRLFAHLILVGIFGAVGAFTVPKISILPTDIEFYNVLKYGFILGVTCSVGNILLYYFYLTKNISYHDYLAIEEHYSKMGILSRVFYGGFVEEVMFRWGIMSLVLWLSQLILKQINFHSIFFAIGISSILFALVHLPSIKMVIEEPKPSVYVYTILGNVWVGIFTGWAFLEAGIFSAIIVHVLFHLLWYPIQKISANRRLSC; translated from the coding sequence GTGTTTTGGCAATTGTTTATTTTAATTGTAATAATTTGTTTACCTGGTGTATATTTTATGCTTCAAACAGAAAAGAAATTGATGGAAAATGAAGATATTACCTATAATCAGCGATTATTTGCTCATTTAATTTTGGTTGGAATATTTGGTGCAGTTGGAGCATTCACCGTACCGAAAATAAGTATTTTACCTACTGATATAGAATTTTATAATGTTTTAAAATATGGATTTATACTTGGAGTAACTTGTTCGGTAGGAAATATTTTATTGTATTATTTCTACTTGACCAAAAATATTTCATACCATGATTATCTCGCTATTGAAGAACATTACAGTAAAATGGGAATTTTAAGTCGTGTTTTTTATGGTGGATTTGTTGAAGAAGTCATGTTTCGTTGGGGGATAATGAGCTTGGTTTTATGGCTTTCACAACTGATATTAAAGCAGATTAATTTTCATTCTATATTCTTTGCTATTGGTATTTCCAGTATACTTTTTGCTTTGGTACATTTGCCCTCAATTAAGATGGTAATAGAAGAACCTAAGCCCTCAGTATATGTATATACAATTTTGGGGAATGTTTGGGTTGGTATTTTTACTGGTTGGGCATTTTTAGAGGCGGGTATATTTTCAGCTATTATTGTACATGTTTTGTTTCACTTACTATGGTATCCAATTCAAAAAATATCTGCAAATCGTAGACTTTCTTGTTGA
- a CDS encoding aminoglycoside phosphotransferase family protein, whose translation MQSFNKSKLDDNQLKDIMDHAFGQSIQSSEELTEGWANVAYEIVLADGRKVVLKVAPSKDKRLMRCEKNNMRTEVEALRIVTQIGGIPVPHVYVYDPSCTLIDSEYFIMEYIEGISLNKIKDSLLSEELQSIEKQLGEYNALINSCKGEKFGYFHDGDDLTVSWAVAFRKLINDVLQDGIEAGIDLSISYSEIEIEIDKRITTLNEVSEPCLVHWDLWPGNVFIHEGRISGIIDFERAFWGDPLIEYYFGKFAQSAAFEEGYGKGITSEGERNRRALYDFYLDLVMVIECDYRQYENQEHIQWAFRNFEEGFNKFKKHL comes from the coding sequence ATGCAAAGTTTTAACAAAAGTAAATTAGATGACAATCAGTTGAAGGACATCATGGATCATGCATTTGGTCAATCGATACAATCATCAGAAGAACTAACTGAAGGTTGGGCTAATGTGGCTTATGAGATTGTTTTGGCGGATGGAAGAAAGGTTGTCCTTAAAGTAGCACCTTCAAAAGATAAGCGATTGATGAGATGTGAGAAAAATAATATGAGGACTGAGGTTGAAGCATTAAGAATCGTCACACAAATAGGTGGGATTCCAGTGCCACATGTATATGTATATGATCCTTCTTGTACACTCATAGACTCTGAATATTTCATCATGGAGTATATTGAAGGAATATCTCTTAATAAAATCAAAGATTCTCTGTTGAGTGAAGAATTACAGAGTATTGAAAAACAATTGGGTGAATATAATGCGTTAATTAATTCTTGCAAAGGTGAGAAATTCGGTTATTTCCATGACGGTGATGATCTGACAGTTTCATGGGCAGTAGCATTTCGAAAACTAATTAATGATGTGCTGCAAGATGGGATTGAAGCGGGTATTGATCTTTCAATTTCTTATTCTGAGATCGAAATAGAGATAGACAAAAGGATCACTACGCTGAATGAAGTATCTGAACCTTGTCTTGTTCACTGGGACTTATGGCCAGGAAATGTATTTATCCATGAAGGGCGAATTTCTGGGATTATTGATTTCGAGAGAGCTTTCTGGGGAGATCCTTTGATTGAGTACTATTTCGGGAAATTTGCTCAATCCGCTGCTTTTGAAGAGGGATATGGTAAAGGGATTACTTCAGAAGGTGAGCGAAATAGACGAGCATTATATGATTTTTATTTAGACCTTGTTATGGTTATTGAATGCGATTATCGTCAATATGAGAATCAGGAACATATTCAATGGGCTTTTCGTAACTTTGAAGAAGGATTTAATAAATTTAAGAAACACCTATAA
- a CDS encoding NfeD family protein, producing the protein MELWAIWLVIGIALFVIEMLTLTFYLLWFGIGAITAALVALIVPDLYLLQVLVGCIVALVLTFFTKPLTKFMRQSKGYSDVIDELVGKQGFVIEEIDVGKNGVVKVGNETWSASSDQLLRKDEMIIVIHRGTTVLEVQKWEGVS; encoded by the coding sequence ATGGAACTATGGGCAATTTGGCTCGTCATCGGAATCGCATTATTTGTTATTGAAATGCTGACATTAACATTTTATCTGTTATGGTTTGGGATTGGAGCAATTACGGCAGCATTAGTCGCTTTAATTGTACCTGATTTGTACCTCCTTCAAGTGTTAGTTGGGTGTATCGTGGCTCTTGTCTTAACATTCTTTACGAAACCTTTGACGAAATTTATGCGACAATCTAAAGGGTACAGTGATGTCATTGATGAATTAGTTGGCAAACAAGGGTTTGTTATTGAAGAGATTGATGTAGGTAAGAACGGAGTCGTTAAAGTAGGCAATGAAACGTGGAGTGCATCATCTGATCAGCTACTGCGTAAAGATGAGATGATCATTGTTATTCACCGTGGTACTACCGTATTAGAAGTCCAAAAATGGGAAGGGGTTTCTTAA
- a CDS encoding SPFH domain-containing protein, with protein sequence MGLIITITILVIVVVFISLTVKIVPQQRVGVVERLGKFHRLLTPGLNILIPIIDHVRVYHDLRIQQANVPPQTVITKDNVQVEIDTIIFYQVVGPDQATYGISDYVYGVRNISTATMRQIIGKMELDETLSGREKISMEIRVALDEATEKWGVRIERVEVIDIQPPRDIQEAMDKQMKAERSKRAIVLEAEAAKQDMILRAEGDKQSKILKAEGDKEARIREAEGLGQAQELEALGEAKAILAVAQAEKNRIELIREAGLDENVLAYRSFEALTEISKGPANKVFIPSNAIEILGSLGAIGEIFKSKEK encoded by the coding sequence ATGGGTCTTATAATTACTATAACAATTCTAGTTATCGTCGTTGTATTTATTTCGTTGACTGTCAAAATCGTACCGCAACAACGAGTAGGCGTTGTAGAACGTCTCGGTAAATTCCATCGCTTGTTAACACCTGGATTAAATATTCTTATTCCAATAATCGATCATGTAAGGGTATATCATGATTTGCGGATTCAACAAGCGAATGTTCCACCGCAAACGGTAATTACAAAAGATAACGTTCAAGTTGAAATCGACACGATTATATTCTATCAAGTGGTTGGACCAGATCAGGCTACATATGGAATTTCGGATTATGTCTATGGTGTGCGTAACATATCTACAGCAACGATGCGTCAAATTATCGGTAAGATGGAGCTAGATGAGACTTTATCTGGTCGTGAGAAGATCTCGATGGAGATCCGTGTTGCCTTGGATGAAGCAACAGAGAAATGGGGCGTTCGGATAGAGCGGGTTGAAGTTATAGATATTCAGCCACCGAGAGATATTCAAGAAGCGATGGATAAGCAAATGAAGGCTGAACGTAGTAAACGTGCTATCGTTCTGGAGGCAGAAGCTGCTAAGCAAGACATGATTTTACGTGCTGAAGGGGATAAGCAAAGTAAAATCCTCAAAGCTGAAGGGGATAAAGAAGCCCGGATTCGTGAAGCAGAAGGACTAGGTCAAGCTCAAGAACTAGAAGCTCTCGGTGAAGCTAAAGCGATTCTAGCAGTCGCTCAGGCGGAGAAAAATCGAATTGAATTAATTCGTGAAGCTGGATTAGATGAGAATGTCCTTGCGTATCGTTCATTCGAGGCATTAACTGAGATTTCTAAAGGACCTGCTAATAAAGTGTTTATCCCTTCCAATGCAATAGAAATTCTTGGTAGCTTGGGGGCAATTGGGGAAATATTTAAATCAAAAGAAAAGTAG
- a CDS encoding ABC transporter ATP-binding protein: MNILEISKLYKTYGDQTILNDLSATISIPERIALLGKSGQGKSTLLRILCRLETQDLGGISFQGRSYLDMDVKEWRKKISYVSQQSYMLQGSVEDNLRTVSQLHRTDFDIALAKQLMAALNLEHLDWNKSSSELSGGEKQRVALARTLLLKPEVILLDEVTASLDMESKYAVETLLIDWQREKGNTFIWITHDLEQAERISNRIWFIEGGSLVEDGES; this comes from the coding sequence ATGAACATATTAGAAATATCCAAATTGTACAAAACATATGGAGATCAGACGATATTAAATGATTTGTCAGCTACTATATCGATCCCTGAAAGAATCGCACTATTAGGGAAATCAGGGCAAGGGAAGAGTACTCTTCTACGTATATTATGTCGTTTAGAGACACAAGATCTGGGTGGGATTTCGTTTCAGGGGCGTTCATATTTAGATATGGATGTGAAGGAATGGAGAAAAAAGATTAGCTATGTATCTCAACAATCCTATATGCTACAAGGAAGTGTGGAGGATAATTTAAGGACTGTCAGTCAATTACATAGAACAGACTTTGACATTGCGTTAGCTAAGCAACTGATGGCAGCTTTAAATCTGGAACATCTTGACTGGAACAAGTCATCGTCAGAATTATCTGGGGGTGAGAAACAAAGAGTAGCTCTCGCTCGAACTTTATTGTTGAAACCCGAAGTTATCCTTCTAGATGAGGTGACAGCCTCTCTTGATATGGAGAGTAAATACGCGGTTGAGACATTATTGATAGATTGGCAAAGGGAAAAAGGAAATACATTCATTTGGATCACGCATGATCTTGAACAAGCTGAAAGAATAAGTAATAGAATATGGTTCATCGAGGGTGGATCATTGGTAGAGGATGGGGAAAGCTAA
- a CDS encoding ABC transporter permease has protein sequence MSYLALSFTLIFVIITMLVSMWQKLDLEKDIAIGTVRATIQLLLVGYVLLYVFESKQPMLIILIISVMITVAAWNAGKRGKGLKGIRWRIALAIGCTEILMMTLLLGLHIIEATPRYIIPLSGMTIGNAMVVSGLFLNFMKREVETNKGEVETLLSLGATARQAIQESLKRAVKSSMIPTIDGMKTVGLVQLPGMMTGMIIAGADPVEAVRYQILIMFAFTASAAITSIVLSIISYQLWFTKDLRVISL, from the coding sequence ATGTCTTATTTAGCTCTAAGTTTTACGCTTATATTTGTGATCATTACGATGCTAGTCTCTATGTGGCAAAAGCTTGATTTAGAAAAGGATATAGCCATTGGAACGGTTCGTGCAACAATTCAATTACTATTAGTTGGATATGTGCTATTGTATGTGTTCGAATCTAAACAACCGATGTTAATCATATTAATCATTTCGGTAATGATCACGGTCGCTGCTTGGAATGCAGGTAAACGAGGAAAAGGGTTAAAGGGTATCCGCTGGCGTATAGCACTTGCAATTGGTTGTACGGAAATTCTAATGATGACTTTACTGTTAGGTCTACATATTATTGAAGCAACTCCACGCTACATCATACCGCTTAGTGGCATGACAATAGGAAATGCAATGGTCGTGTCTGGACTCTTTTTAAACTTTATGAAAAGAGAGGTAGAAACAAACAAGGGTGAAGTGGAAACTTTATTAAGTTTAGGTGCAACTGCTAGACAAGCTATTCAAGAATCACTTAAACGTGCGGTGAAATCAAGTATGATCCCAACCATTGATGGAATGAAGACAGTCGGATTAGTACAATTGCCAGGTATGATGACTGGGATGATTATTGCTGGTGCTGATCCTGTCGAGGCCGTTCGATATCAGATCTTAATTATGTTTGCTTTTACAGCCTCAGCAGCCATCACAAGTATTGTACTTAGCATCATAAGTTATCAATTATGGTTCACTAAAGATTTACGCGTTATTTCTTTATAA